Genomic window (Leptospira kanakyensis):
GATTGATGTTGAAGAAATTATGTTTTCTACGAAATTTCATATAGTAGAAATTATTTTTTCCATTATCTTGTGTTTAGTCACTGCCAAGATGTTGTTCAATTATTCGAGAGTAGAGTCTGAGGTAAATTCAATTGTTGACATTGAATATGATCAAAATTTTACAAAATGAAAATCAAACTGACTCCATTTACGGAAAGAGATATCGAAAGGATTCTATCTTGGACTAAAACTGCGGAGTTTTTGTTAATTTGGTCGGGCCCAGTCTATAAGTTCAAAACTTTAAAAGAACAATTGAAATGTGATTTGGAATTTGCAGAAAAGAATCAGAAACGATTCAAAATGTTTTCTGTGATTGATTCAGAAAATCTAACGCTGGTTGGTCATGCGCAAGTCACTATCGATTCACAAAATGATTCGGCCCATATATCTAGAATTCTTATTGGGGATGAATCAATGCGAGGCCAAGGCATTGGGTTACAAATCATAAAAAGTTTATTAGAAATTATCTTTCAAAAGCTCCAGTTACACCGTGCCACTTTGAACGTATATGATTTTAACCTCTCTGCAATCAAATGTTATGAATCGGCAGGATTTAAAGCGGAAGGCCATTTGAAAGAAAACAATAAATATTTAGATCGGTATTGGTCTACAATTCCTATGGCCATTCTTAGATCAGAGTATTTGAAAGTATAGAAAACATAATATCTGTTTCCCCCTTCGGTTCACCTGATGGAATTTTACCGAAGGTTGTTTGTGATTCAATTAAATGATCGATTGAATGATTAACGTACGATTACCCACTTACCACCGATCCAACTTAAGTATAATGGAATGGCTGCTCCTTTTTTCGAAGTAATGATCGGATCACCTTTTTGATTTGTTACACTTAAGATTTGGTTGTTACAGAGTAAAGTAAACTTAGGATTCTTTGTATCTAGTTTCCAACTGGAACCTATGGCTTTTGTCATTCCGGCAATGGATTTGATTTCGTCCGCTTCTACATACGGATAATAACGTACTTCAGATGTGTCTTGGGCTCGGAATTGGATCATCGAAAGTATTTTTTTGGTATCTTTGGTGTTTAGGGTTTTTGTGAGCTCATTTGCAAATGCAATGGCAGAGGATTCTTTTTCTTTGGTGGGAGTTATGGTTTCTGCTTGTTTCCACAATTGACTTGGTGGAAGGAACGGTGGGTCAAATTCTAACTCAGTCCATTCACCTAATTTGACTTCGGCGGTTTTCGGCCATTGGAATTGTTTTAAGAGTTGGCCTTCATCGGGGAATTGTCCTTTTTGTCCTATGATTAGTTTCACTTCCGCTTCTTTTGATAGACCTCCGGTTTCTTTCTGTTTGCCTTTGCGTTCTGACAGTCGGATTTTGATTTTGTTTTTCCCAGGTAAAATCCAGTAGTTGATATCTGCCTGTCCTGAAGAATCTTCATTCGAATTCCCGCTACGAACTTCATAACCATTGGCATCAATCTCTAAATTGACCGAATAGTTTTTATAAGTAATGATATAATAACCTTCTTTGGGAAGAGCCGGCGGTTCTGGTTTTTCTTCCGCTTGGATCTGGGAGAGAAATAAGGACATCACTATAAAAAGGAACAAGATTCTTTGCATCTAGAGTTCTCCAATACCGAGGTAACGGAGGATATTAAATGGAGGAAATAAATTGTCGATGAGAAATTAATTTACCGAATGAATTTTAAAAAGAATTTTGTGAGTAAGATGCATTCCTAAATCCAGAGTAATGTTATAGAAATTTTTTTCCATGGCGATCGAAAAAGAAATTTGTATTACAAGCCGAACAGTGCAGCCTTCCATATTTTTCAGTCGGGATTGGTTTACTACAAGAAGGACAAAGGACGGTTTTATTGATAAAAGTCGATAGACGAATATTATGTTCCAGTCGATCTAAAAATTTATATCGGATAAAGATTTGGGCGAGAATGATTCCCGCCAAAAAGGAGATTACTTGTCCGCCATAAACACTCCGCACTTGATTGTGTAATTCAACAATATAAAAATAGGACTGGATGAGAATCCAAACACTGAGACTGATAAAGATTGGTATATCTCGGAAGGTAGCTTTTTCGAATACCATCGTACTTTTTACATTAGGAAAAAAAACAAAATACATCCCGAGGATTCCTGATATGACCCCAGAAGTTCCGATCACTGGAATGATGGAGTTCACATGAAATAAAAAATAAGTTAGGTTGGCTAAGATCCCAAAAAAAAGAAAAAGAAGGAAAAAATAAAAATGTCCTACTACATCTTCTATATTGTCAGCAAACATGTATAAGTAGATGGCATTGGTAAGCCACTCTACAAAAGAAGTATTAAAAAAGATAGAACCTACGATACTAAAACCAAATGCTTTTTTTGGTGTGAACGCATAAGATTCCGGCTGATCAAAAAACAAAGTCAACATGGTGAGAAAAATAAACCCAAGGGTTAAGATTGGTTTTTTGAAATTATGATTTGCTTTTTCGAATACAAACATTGTTAGTTGGTCTTAAGGCTCTGCCAATAATTGTAACAAACGATTGTATTGCCAATCCCTTTCTTTTTGGACAGAAAGTTCTGGATCCAGATTTTCGTTGGCCCTAAAGACTGCTTGCGCGGAATAATTGGCAGCACCTATCGCATGAGTTTTTACATGGGCGGTGGCAACGGCTTGTCCGCAGGCTCGTGCTACAGATTTTGTTTCGTTATCAGCGCTGATCTTTCTTGCTGCAGCATGGGAATCCAATGCTGCTTTTCGTATGACTGCCATACTAAAATTTCCGGTTTTTATCCATTCTTTTAATGTATCCAGAGCGATTTGCGGACGGCTTTCCTCGTAGTCGAGGTTTTCAAGATAGAAAAATATTCTTTCTACACAATCCAAGGCCCACTGAGCGGAAGTTTTGTGGTCGGTCCTTGCGAGTAAATCCATAATTCGATTGTCTTTAGTCGCAATGCTAAATTTAGATTTTTTAGCCATGTTCCCATCGTATCCGATCGATCTGTCTTTTAAAGCAATTTTAAAACCAAAGGTAAAACAAAAATGTAAAACCCAGAAGGATTCCATACAACCATTCGTCTCGTTTTCGAAAGAGGTTCGCCACGGATTGGTTTGGTGATTTTATCCGGATTGTTATGAAAAAAGAATAAATTACAAAAAGAAAAAATCCAGAGATGGATAAATATATTTTATATTCCGGTATTTGGATTCTGAAGGTAATGAGTGCAAAAAATAAAATCAAAAACAAAATCCAACTTTTAGTATTTGGGTATTGGATGATCAGGGATATCCATTGTTTTAGTTTTGAAAGGGAACTTTCCTTTTCTTTCAAAACATCCGAATTTTTCCTTCGCCTGTTTTGAACCAGGGCTGTAAAAACAAGTAAAAGAATCGCAAAGTGAAAACTAAAAAAGACTCTATGTAGAAAATTAAGTTCATCACCAAATGTTTGTTTTATGAATTTTGGCGCGAGGTCGGTATAGATTAGTGGGGACAAAAAAGAAAAAATAGGAGTGAGTAGAATCGTAATACAAATCATTCGACTACTGATTTTTACATTCAAAATTCCAAATAAAAAAACAACAAGGAGGGCAGGCGTAAAATGAGAACTTTGGTTGGAAAGTTCAATAAAAAAGTTTTTCTTGGAATGGGGATCTACAAAGAGAATGGCTAGGATTGTGACCAAAGCAGAAAAAACCAAAAGAAAGATCCGACCGGAATTCATTTCTTCGGTATCGGAAATTTTTTTGCCGAGTCTTTCCTGAAATGGTTTATAAAAATCAATCGTGAAGAGAGTGGCTGCAGAATGCAACATGGAGTCAATACTAGAAAAAATAGCTCCGAGGAGTCCCGCAAGGATCACTCCTATCAGTCCATACCCCAAAGGCACCACAAGCACGACTAACTTGGAAAAGGCTTCGTCTGGCGCGATATTGGAAGTTTCACCAAGAGATGTCCAAATTTGATAAGCAGCCACACCGGTAAGGATAGAGAAAAAAGGAACAGTTAGTTTCAGAAGTCCACCCACTAGGATTCCAAGACGTGCTTCTCTTAAAGATTTGCCACCTAATGTGCGCTGTACGACATATTGGTTGGTATTCCAGTAAAATATATGTAATAAAAATAGTCCACCGAGAGCCCCGGTCCAAGGAAGGGTGGGGTGGTTCGGTGGAAGATATAAATTCATTTTACTCAGGCCATCCACTCGGCTTTCTTCTTTGGCAAGTAATTCAAAAATTCCTCCCACTTCCGGTCTGGTGATGGAGAGGTAAGCAAGGAGTAATCCGGAGGCTAAGATGAGAAAGGTTTGGATGACATCTGTGTAAACCACTGATTTTAGACCACCAAACCATGTGTAGATGGTAGATGTAAAGGCGATCCAAAGGACAAGTTCGGTATAAGTGATTTGGATCCCCGTATCTTTGATAAAAGGAAGAAAACTTCGGGCCCCAATGTACAGGGCTCCCGTAAGTTGGATGGTGATTAAGATGAGGGAGATTGCCGAATAAATTCTTCCTGCTTCCGACCCAAATCGACTCTGTAAAAATTGGGAGAGGGTATAGAATTTTTTTCTTCGGAACAGAGGAAGGAAAACAAAAGCCAAAAGAACAATGGCCGGGATGGATCCAAATTCATAATGACTTTGTGCAAACCCGACGGAAAATCCAATGCCAAGCATTCCCACCAAATGGTTTGCCGAAATATTGGTTCCAAATAAGGATCCGGAAATCCCCCACCAAGGGAGGCTCCTTCCCCCAAGAAAATAATCAGAAGAAGAAGATTCTTTGCGGCCGGCGTACATGCCAACCCCCAGAACGAGAACGAAGGTGAGTCCAAAAAATAGAAGGTCGATGCTTGTTATCATAACAGATAATTGATTCGCCATATTAGATATTTTCTAAAATTATGGCAAGCGATAGATTTCCGGGAATTCTCTCTTGTCGTCTCTTGGTATCTATTTTCCAGTAGGTAACAATGAAACCGATTCCCAAATCACCGATCATTCGATCTGAAAATCCCGCCGTAGAAGTTGCATGGTTTTGTGACCTTTGTAATGGAGATTATGAATATTTGGGAGTGCCTGATGGTTCCTTACGTTCTAGTTTCGAACATTGTTCGGATATCATTCGTTTGGCGGACGAACTCGGTTACCAAAACATTCTTTTGCCTTCTTCTTACCAAACAGGCCAAGATACTTTGACTTTTGCCGCCGCCGCATCCCAATTGACAAAACAAATTTCTCTCCTAACGGCGGTTCGTTGTGGCGAAATCCATCCACCCATGCTTGCACGGACATTATCCACTTTAGATCATATGTTAAAGGGAAGACTCAATATCAACATTATCTCATCGGACCTTCCAGGAACACAAAGAGATTCAAAAGCAAGGTATGAGATTTCCAAAGAAGTCATACAGATTTTGCAACAAGGTTGGACAAGAGACCGAATCCAGTTTGAAGGAAAACACTATCAATTTGATCTCCCATCCGATCCTGTAAAATCTTACCAACAAAACGGTGGGCCTTTATTGTATTTTGGGGGAATTTCTCCCGATGCACGGGCACTCTGTGCCGAATTTTGCGATGTTTTTTTGATGTGGCCTGAAACCGAAGAAAGATTGGCAGACACAATGAATGATTTGAGCATACGTGCTGCTAGTTTCGGAAGGAAAATCGATTTTGGGCTTCGTATCCACTTGATTGTTAGAGAAACAGAAAAAGAAGCGAAAGACGCCGCAAAACAATTGTTATCAAAAATTGACATAGAAAGAGCAAATGATATCAAACACCGTGCTTTGGATTCGAATTCCGCAGGAGTGCTTCGTCAAGATGAATTGCGAAAGTCTGCCGATGCCGATTTATTTATCGAACCCATGGTATGGTCAGGGATTGGTCTTGCTCGTTCTGGATGTGGTTCGGCCATTGTGGGAACTCCAGAACAAGTGTATGAAAAAATCCAAAGATACATCCAAATGGGAATCCGTGCTTTTATCTTCTCTGGTTATCCTTTGATTGAAGAATCCAAACTATTTGCAAAATCAGTGCTTCCGAATTTACAAACCATTAACTTTGCAGAAGCGCAAAATCGAAAACCTAAAGGGATCCCTGTGACACCACTCACAACAGGAGAAAGAAAATGAAAGTTCCACAAATTGAATTTCCAAAACATAAGTTTTCTATCTCGAGATTAGTTTATGGAATTTGGAGGTTACATGAAGATAAAGAAGGTAACTCTCCCGAAAGAATCCTAAAAAAAATAGAAACCTGTCTGAGCCTTGGGATTGATACCTTTGATCATGCAGACATCTATGGTGATTTTGAAAATGAAGAACTGTTTGGTAACGCTTTAAGTAAAAATACTTCCATCAAATCAAAAATCAAAATCATTACCAAGTGTGGAATCCAAGTTCCGGGATCTAAATTTTCCACCAAACATTATAATACTTCCAAAGAACATATCCGATACTCCGT
Coding sequences:
- a CDS encoding GNAT family N-acetyltransferase, which codes for MKIKLTPFTERDIERILSWTKTAEFLLIWSGPVYKFKTLKEQLKCDLEFAEKNQKRFKMFSVIDSENLTLVGHAQVTIDSQNDSAHISRILIGDESMRGQGIGLQIIKSLLEIIFQKLQLHRATLNVYDFNLSAIKCYESAGFKAEGHLKENNKYLDRYWSTIPMAILRSEYLKV
- a CDS encoding SLC5 family protein, coding for MANQLSVMITSIDLLFFGLTFVLVLGVGMYAGRKESSSSDYFLGGRSLPWWGISGSLFGTNISANHLVGMLGIGFSVGFAQSHYEFGSIPAIVLLAFVFLPLFRRKKFYTLSQFLQSRFGSEAGRIYSAISLILITIQLTGALYIGARSFLPFIKDTGIQITYTELVLWIAFTSTIYTWFGGLKSVVYTDVIQTFLILASGLLLAYLSITRPEVGGIFELLAKEESRVDGLSKMNLYLPPNHPTLPWTGALGGLFLLHIFYWNTNQYVVQRTLGGKSLREARLGILVGGLLKLTVPFFSILTGVAAYQIWTSLGETSNIAPDEAFSKLVVLVVPLGYGLIGVILAGLLGAIFSSIDSMLHSAATLFTIDFYKPFQERLGKKISDTEEMNSGRIFLLVFSALVTILAILFVDPHSKKNFFIELSNQSSHFTPALLVVFLFGILNVKISSRMICITILLTPIFSFLSPLIYTDLAPKFIKQTFGDELNFLHRVFFSFHFAILLLVFTALVQNRRRKNSDVLKEKESSLSKLKQWISLIIQYPNTKSWILFLILFFALITFRIQIPEYKIYLSISGFFLFVIYSFFITIRIKSPNQSVANLFRKRDEWLYGILLGFTFLFYLWF
- a CDS encoding putative immunity protein — translated: MESFWVLHFCFTFGFKIALKDRSIGYDGNMAKKSKFSIATKDNRIMDLLARTDHKTSAQWALDCVERIFFYLENLDYEESRPQIALDTLKEWIKTGNFSMAVIRKAALDSHAAARKISADNETKSVARACGQAVATAHVKTHAIGAANYSAQAVFRANENLDPELSVQKERDWQYNRLLQLLAEP
- a CDS encoding LLM class flavin-dependent oxidoreductase encodes the protein MKPIPKSPIIRSENPAVEVAWFCDLCNGDYEYLGVPDGSLRSSFEHCSDIIRLADELGYQNILLPSSYQTGQDTLTFAAAASQLTKQISLLTAVRCGEIHPPMLARTLSTLDHMLKGRLNINIISSDLPGTQRDSKARYEISKEVIQILQQGWTRDRIQFEGKHYQFDLPSDPVKSYQQNGGPLLYFGGISPDARALCAEFCDVFLMWPETEERLADTMNDLSIRAASFGRKIDFGLRIHLIVRETEKEAKDAAKQLLSKIDIERANDIKHRALDSNSAGVLRQDELRKSADADLFIEPMVWSGIGLARSGCGSAIVGTPEQVYEKIQRYIQMGIRAFIFSGYPLIEESKLFAKSVLPNLQTINFAEAQNRKPKGIPVTPLTTGERK
- a CDS encoding rhomboid family intramembrane serine protease; translated protein: MFVFEKANHNFKKPILTLGFIFLTMLTLFFDQPESYAFTPKKAFGFSIVGSIFFNTSFVEWLTNAIYLYMFADNIEDVVGHFYFFLLFLFFGILANLTYFLFHVNSIIPVIGTSGVISGILGMYFVFFPNVKSTMVFEKATFRDIPIFISLSVWILIQSYFYIVELHNQVRSVYGGQVISFLAGIILAQIFIRYKFLDRLEHNIRLSTFINKTVLCPSCSKPIPTEKYGRLHCSACNTNFFFDRHGKKFL